One Pseudomonas sp. AN-1 genomic region harbors:
- a CDS encoding ArnT family glycosyltransferase, with the protein MNARTDTSAGTPFAIAVLGLVVLLCFWGIGDIPFLSVNEARRAVSAREMFESGQWLLPYMNGELYLTKPPLFNWLTLLPTQLLGAATEWTLRLPSALFALASCAVVYGLGRHLGGRQVGLYAAMILAANTGFSLFARRAEIEMTLTGLSLLSLLAAWPYLFGQGGRRWVLLSFALTGLCLLTKGPVCLLFVAAPLLAFAFLRQPRARAYLGSIPGWLTALLIGGSWYLAVSLQLGWDIWSTVLQRDIVNKVGGSQGGEAWYAYLLYLAGDFAPFWLVLLVRPRQLWQQIRARAELLLLACCVLLPLLVFSLFTDKHAKYLLPAYPAVALLLAWHWTRVLDTLQGWRRKLMTWLPPALLLAFVVFFGLFEARVFAHRLQALPEIDRALAGYPGQPLYSLGIPDMRLVYYAGRPVAALTVDEVEARVGEEGLLFAREPLPEPLAGLANCTQARFAPYLKRKKSALLIRLGPTCQVAP; encoded by the coding sequence ATGAACGCCAGAACCGACACGTCCGCAGGGACGCCGTTTGCCATCGCTGTCTTGGGGCTGGTAGTGCTGCTGTGTTTCTGGGGGATCGGCGACATCCCCTTCCTCAGCGTCAACGAGGCGCGCCGCGCGGTATCCGCCCGCGAAATGTTCGAGAGCGGCCAGTGGCTGCTGCCATACATGAACGGCGAGCTGTATCTGACCAAGCCGCCGCTGTTCAACTGGCTCACCCTGCTGCCGACACAGCTGCTCGGCGCGGCGACGGAGTGGACGCTGCGCCTGCCCTCGGCGCTGTTCGCGCTGGCTTCCTGTGCGGTGGTCTACGGGCTGGGCCGGCACCTGGGGGGGCGGCAGGTCGGCCTGTACGCGGCGATGATCCTCGCGGCCAATACCGGCTTCAGCCTGTTCGCCCGCCGTGCCGAGATCGAGATGACCCTGACCGGGCTGAGCCTGCTGTCGTTGCTGGCAGCCTGGCCCTACCTGTTCGGCCAGGGCGGCCGGCGCTGGGTGCTGCTCAGCTTCGCCCTGACCGGCCTGTGCCTGCTGACCAAGGGGCCGGTCTGCCTGTTGTTCGTCGCCGCGCCGCTGCTGGCGTTCGCCTTCCTCCGCCAGCCGCGGGCGCGGGCCTATCTGGGCAGTATCCCCGGCTGGCTGACCGCCCTGCTGATCGGCGGCTCCTGGTATCTGGCCGTCAGCCTGCAGCTGGGCTGGGACATCTGGTCCACGGTCCTCCAGCGGGACATCGTCAACAAGGTCGGCGGCTCGCAGGGCGGCGAGGCCTGGTATGCCTACCTGCTCTACCTGGCCGGCGATTTCGCCCCGTTCTGGCTGGTGCTGCTGGTGCGCCCGCGCCAGCTGTGGCAGCAGATCCGCGCGCGCGCCGAGCTGCTGCTGCTGGCCTGCTGCGTGCTGCTGCCGCTGCTGGTGTTCTCGCTGTTTACCGACAAGCACGCCAAATACCTGCTGCCGGCCTATCCGGCCGTGGCGCTGCTGCTGGCCTGGCACTGGACCCGCGTGCTCGACACCCTGCAGGGCTGGCGTCGCAAGCTGATGACCTGGCTGCCGCCGGCGCTGCTGCTGGCCTTCGTCGTCTTCTTCGGCCTGTTCGAGGCGCGGGTGTTCGCCCACCGCCTGCAGGCGCTGCCGGAGATCGACAGGGCGCTGGCCGGCTATCCCGGCCAGCCGCTCTACAGCCTCGGCATCCCGGACATGCGCCTGGTGTACTACGCCGGCCGGCCGGTCGCGGCGCTGACGGTGGACGAGGTTGAGGCCCGGGTCGGCGAGGAGGGGCTGCTGTTCGCCCGCGAGCCGCTGCCGGAGCCGCTGGCCGGGCTGGCCAACTGCACCCAGGCGCGCTTCGCGCCCTACCTCAAGCGCAAGAAGTCCGCGCTGCTGATTCGCCTCGGGCCGACCTGCCAGGTCGCGCCATAG
- a CDS encoding SMI1/KNR4 family protein — protein sequence MEETIDRLRELNEPVPVPLELPDEDLLVEIQEQILIHLPFELREYLLKASDVVYGQLEPVTVCDPQSHTYLPEVAARAWDEGLPRYLVPLCEDRGRYYAVDPEGQVLLWDGELDEENTWDSVWEWVEQVWLEGA from the coding sequence GTGGAAGAAACCATCGACCGTCTGCGCGAACTGAACGAGCCGGTACCGGTGCCCCTGGAGCTGCCGGACGAGGACCTGCTGGTGGAGATCCAGGAGCAGATCCTCATCCACCTGCCCTTCGAGCTGCGCGAGTACCTGCTCAAGGCCAGCGACGTGGTCTACGGCCAGCTGGAGCCGGTGACCGTCTGCGATCCGCAGTCGCACACCTACCTGCCCGAGGTCGCCGCGCGCGCCTGGGACGAGGGCCTGCCGCGCTACCTGGTGCCGCTGTGCGAGGACCGCGGCCGCTACTATGCGGTCGATCCCGAGGGCCAGGTGCTGCTGTGGGACGGCGAGCTCGACGAGGAGAACACCTGGGACTCGGTGTGGGAGTGGGTCGAGCAGGTCTGGCTGGAGGGCGCCTGA
- a CDS encoding Tim44 domain-containing protein: MQRILSLAMALCLSLTLSVDAFAAKRFGGGKSAGSAPMHQTQQRQTQQAAPAPTAPAAGAMAGAAAKPSGASRWLGPLAGIAAGGLLASMFMGDGFEGFQFLDFLILALIAFLAFRFFARRKAQQATPAYAGMGHAQAYQAPQQPAYSPAANPVFGGSAQPVRTFNAPAWFDEQRFVGIAREHFMSLQQHWDAAEMDKIAEFVTPQMLEFLKQERASLGDGFQSTYVDNLQVQLDGVEQQGGKTIATLTFAGVSKSSRFDQGEAFSESWRMERADGDNQPWLIAGIRQNG, encoded by the coding sequence ATGCAACGAATCCTCAGCCTGGCGATGGCCCTGTGCCTCAGCCTGACGCTCAGCGTCGACGCCTTCGCCGCCAAGCGCTTCGGCGGCGGCAAGTCCGCCGGCTCCGCGCCGATGCACCAGACCCAGCAGCGCCAGACCCAGCAGGCGGCGCCGGCGCCCACCGCGCCGGCAGCCGGCGCCATGGCCGGTGCCGCCGCCAAGCCCAGCGGCGCCTCGCGCTGGCTCGGCCCGCTGGCCGGCATCGCCGCCGGCGGCCTGCTCGCCTCGATGTTCATGGGTGACGGCTTCGAGGGCTTCCAGTTCCTCGACTTCCTGATCCTGGCGCTGATCGCCTTCCTGGCCTTCCGCTTCTTCGCCCGCCGCAAGGCCCAGCAGGCCACCCCGGCCTACGCCGGCATGGGCCACGCCCAGGCCTACCAGGCCCCGCAGCAGCCGGCCTACAGCCCGGCGGCCAACCCGGTGTTCGGCGGCTCCGCCCAGCCGGTGCGCACCTTCAACGCCCCGGCCTGGTTCGACGAGCAGCGCTTCGTCGGCATCGCCCGCGAGCACTTCATGAGCCTGCAGCAGCACTGGGACGCGGCGGAGATGGACAAGATCGCCGAGTTCGTCACCCCGCAGATGCTCGAGTTCCTCAAGCAGGAGCGCGCCAGCCTGGGCGACGGTTTCCAGTCCACCTACGTCGACAACCTGCAGGTGCAGCTGGACGGCGTCGAGCAGCAGGGCGGCAAGACCATCGCCACCCTGACCTTCGCCGGCGTGTCGAAGAGCTCGCGCTTCGACCAGGGCGAGGCGTTCAGCGAAAGCTGGCGCATGGAGCGCGCCGACGGCGACAACCAGCCGTGGCTGATCGCCGGCATCCGCCAGAACGGCTGA
- a CDS encoding SdiA-regulated domain-containing protein encodes MITIGNRLLGQLSGRRRKAWLPLLLAVLLAYPVLGLHLHEHLYFWLKFAGSPAPVAEAGLPQYRVRVEAQPVAGVDGNLSGLSYDDDRQQLWAVINNPPELLAMSTAGEVLERYPLHGFQDVEAVAYLGDDQLLLADERRQELVIVPRPGGSAPLQRADYRALTLDLGNPERHNSGLEGLGYDRAGDRLFVVKEHSPRKLYEIRGLKASLRGDFSLAVIDRDAWIRHKNFVSDLSSVEFDARSGHLLLLSDASQLMMELGMDGQLFGYRSLWRASAGLEQSVPQAEGVALDARGNLYLVSEPNLFYVFSREG; translated from the coding sequence ATGATCACCATTGGCAACCGCCTGCTCGGGCAGCTGTCCGGCCGGCGCCGCAAGGCCTGGCTGCCGCTGTTGCTGGCCGTGCTGCTGGCATACCCCGTCCTGGGGCTGCACCTGCACGAGCACCTGTACTTCTGGCTGAAATTCGCCGGCTCGCCAGCGCCGGTGGCGGAGGCCGGCCTGCCGCAATACCGGGTACGGGTCGAGGCGCAGCCGGTGGCCGGGGTCGACGGCAATCTTTCCGGGCTGAGCTACGACGACGACCGTCAGCAGCTGTGGGCGGTGATCAACAACCCGCCGGAGCTGCTCGCCATGAGCACCGCCGGCGAGGTGCTGGAGCGCTATCCGCTGCACGGCTTCCAGGACGTCGAGGCCGTGGCCTACCTCGGCGACGACCAGTTGCTGCTGGCCGACGAGCGCCGCCAGGAACTCGTCATCGTGCCGCGGCCAGGCGGGTCCGCTCCGCTGCAGCGCGCCGACTACCGGGCGCTGACCCTCGACCTCGGCAACCCGGAGCGGCACAACAGCGGCCTCGAGGGGCTGGGCTACGATCGCGCCGGCGATCGCCTGTTCGTGGTCAAGGAGCATTCGCCACGCAAGCTGTACGAGATCCGCGGCCTCAAGGCCAGCCTGCGCGGCGACTTCAGCCTGGCGGTGATCGACCGCGATGCCTGGATCCGCCACAAGAACTTCGTCAGCGACCTGTCCTCGGTGGAGTTCGACGCGCGCAGCGGCCATCTGCTGCTGCTCAGCGACGCCAGCCAGCTGATGATGGAGCTGGGCATGGACGGCCAGCTGTTCGGCTACCGCTCGCTGTGGCGCGCCTCCGCCGGCCTGGAGCAGAGCGTGCCGCAGGCCGAGGGGGTCGCCCTCGACGCACGCGGCAATCTCTATCTGGTCAGCGAGCCCAACCTGTTCTACGTGTTCAGCCGCGAGGGCTGA
- a CDS encoding TRAP transporter substrate-binding protein — protein sequence MNRRQLFGAAAALLAAMGLAGCKEEPAAQQGAAQPAAAPAQTFTWKMVTSWPKNYPGLGTGAEGFAQRVNAMSGGRLTVKVYAGGELVPPLEAFDAVSQGTAELAHTTPYYWKGKTPAAQFFTAVPFGLSTMEMHSWLSHGGGQALWDEAYAPFGVKPLAAGNSGMQMGGWFNKEINSLEDLKGLKIRTPGLGAEVYNRLGATTVNLPGGEVFTAMQTGAIDATDWVSPYNDLAFGIHKAAKYYYFPGWQEPQAVIELLINKKAWDSLPADLKAIVEEAARGSVQVMLEEYAFNNAKALGELKKQGTELKRFPDEVLAAMRHESEQVLDQLAAQNELNGRIWASMKAYREQAVEMSKVTDKELYNWR from the coding sequence ATGAATCGTCGCCAACTGTTCGGCGCTGCCGCAGCGCTGCTGGCCGCCATGGGCCTGGCCGGCTGCAAGGAAGAACCCGCCGCGCAACAGGGCGCCGCGCAGCCGGCGGCCGCGCCGGCGCAGACCTTCACCTGGAAGATGGTCACCTCCTGGCCGAAGAACTACCCGGGCCTGGGCACCGGCGCCGAGGGCTTCGCCCAGCGCGTCAACGCCATGAGCGGCGGCCGCCTGACCGTCAAGGTCTACGCCGGCGGCGAACTGGTGCCGCCGCTGGAGGCCTTCGACGCCGTGTCCCAGGGCACCGCCGAGCTGGCCCACACCACCCCCTACTACTGGAAGGGCAAGACCCCGGCCGCGCAGTTCTTCACCGCCGTGCCCTTCGGCCTGTCGACCATGGAGATGCACTCCTGGCTGAGCCACGGCGGCGGCCAGGCCCTGTGGGACGAGGCCTACGCGCCGTTCGGCGTCAAGCCGCTGGCCGCGGGCAACTCCGGCATGCAGATGGGCGGCTGGTTCAACAAGGAAATCAACAGCCTGGAAGACCTCAAGGGCCTGAAGATCCGCACTCCGGGCCTCGGCGCCGAGGTCTACAACCGCCTGGGCGCGACCACCGTCAACCTGCCCGGCGGCGAGGTGTTCACCGCCATGCAGACCGGCGCCATCGACGCCACCGACTGGGTCAGCCCGTACAACGACCTGGCCTTCGGCATCCACAAGGCCGCCAAGTACTACTACTTCCCGGGCTGGCAGGAGCCGCAGGCGGTCATCGAGCTGCTGATCAACAAGAAGGCCTGGGACAGCCTGCCGGCCGACCTCAAGGCCATCGTCGAGGAAGCCGCGCGCGGCTCCGTGCAGGTCATGCTCGAGGAGTACGCCTTCAACAACGCCAAGGCCCTCGGCGAGCTGAAGAAGCAGGGCACCGAGCTCAAGCGCTTCCCCGACGAGGTGCTGGCCGCCATGCGTCACGAGTCCGAGCAGGTGCTCGACCAGCTGGCCGCGCAGAACGAGCTGAACGGCCGCATCTGGGCCTCGATGAAGGCCTACCGCGAGCAGGCGGTGGAGATGAGCAAGGTCACCGACAAGGAACTGTACAACTGGCGCTGA
- a CDS encoding CAP domain-containing protein: protein MLRPARLLSSCLAALLLLASTDASAATGSHLDRGEVRDLLRVHNRARAEVGVPPLQWSPRIAASAQRWADRLADTSCRLQHSRGSGYGENLYRATAGYYEVKDAALAWARERRLYRGGPLRRHNWAPSGHYTQMVWSDTRQLGCGVSECDDKMIVVCHYDPKGNYLGQAPY from the coding sequence ATGCTCCGCCCTGCCCGTCTGCTGTCCTCCTGCCTCGCCGCCCTGCTGCTGCTCGCCTCTACCGACGCCTCCGCCGCCACCGGTTCGCACCTCGACCGCGGCGAGGTGCGCGACCTGCTGCGCGTGCACAACCGCGCCCGCGCCGAGGTCGGCGTGCCGCCGCTGCAATGGTCGCCACGGATCGCCGCCAGCGCCCAGCGCTGGGCCGACCGCCTCGCCGACACCAGCTGCCGCCTGCAGCACAGCCGTGGCTCCGGCTACGGCGAGAACCTCTACCGCGCCACCGCCGGCTACTACGAGGTCAAGGACGCTGCCCTGGCCTGGGCAAGGGAGCGCCGCCTGTACCGCGGCGGCCCGCTGCGCCGGCACAACTGGGCGCCCAGCGGCCACTACACGCAGATGGTCTGGAGCGACACCCGCCAGCTCGGCTGCGGCGTCAGCGAGTGCGACGACAAGATGATCGTGGTCTGCCACTACGACCCGAAGGGCAACTACCTGGGGCAGGCGCCGTACTGA
- a CDS encoding FUSC family protein codes for MQGKRAELKRLLLAQWRQLVTINPSDRPWQKPFAAALASGLPLLIGTLLGRMDYGLVAALGGMVFLYTPRTPLYHRMLTVMAAAFALIACYALGLLSHFVPLLKMPALVFVTILVSMACRFYGLGVPGSLFFVMAASLGAYTPLEWQQVPLMVGLVALGALLACLIAFFYSAYILRSREPDPAPPLPVPTFDFVVFDSVVIGLFVGLSLAIAQLLQLEKAYWVPVSCLAVIQGASLQAVWNKQLHRLLGTAIGLLVAWGLLLLPLEPWSITLTMMLLAFVVETAVVRHYGFAVIFITPMTILLAEAATLGQGPVAALIEARFYDTLLGCLVGLAGGACIHSARFRAVLGRQLRRLVPARFGRDV; via the coding sequence ATGCAGGGCAAGCGGGCGGAACTGAAACGACTGTTGCTGGCGCAGTGGCGCCAGCTGGTGACCATCAACCCCAGCGACCGGCCCTGGCAGAAGCCGTTCGCCGCGGCGCTGGCCAGCGGCCTGCCGCTGCTGATCGGCACGCTGCTCGGGCGCATGGACTACGGCCTGGTGGCCGCGCTGGGCGGCATGGTGTTCCTCTACACGCCGCGCACGCCGCTGTACCACCGCATGCTGACGGTGATGGCCGCGGCCTTCGCGCTGATCGCCTGCTATGCGCTGGGGCTGCTGAGCCACTTCGTGCCGCTGCTGAAGATGCCGGCGCTGGTGTTCGTCACCATCCTGGTGAGCATGGCCTGCCGCTTCTACGGTCTGGGCGTGCCCGGCAGCCTGTTCTTCGTGATGGCCGCGTCGCTCGGCGCCTACACGCCGCTGGAATGGCAGCAGGTGCCGCTGATGGTCGGCCTGGTGGCCCTGGGGGCGCTGCTGGCCTGCCTGATCGCCTTCTTCTACAGCGCCTACATCCTGCGCTCGCGCGAGCCCGATCCGGCACCGCCGCTGCCGGTGCCGACCTTCGACTTCGTGGTGTTCGACTCGGTGGTGATCGGCCTGTTCGTCGGCCTGTCGCTGGCCATCGCCCAGCTCCTGCAGCTGGAGAAGGCCTACTGGGTGCCGGTCAGTTGCCTGGCGGTGATCCAGGGCGCCTCGCTGCAGGCGGTATGGAACAAGCAGCTGCACCGCCTGCTCGGCACCGCCATCGGCCTGCTGGTCGCCTGGGGGCTGCTCCTGCTGCCGCTCGAGCCCTGGAGCATCACCCTGACGATGATGCTGCTGGCCTTCGTGGTGGAGACGGCGGTGGTGCGCCACTACGGCTTCGCGGTGATCTTCATCACACCGATGACCATCCTCCTCGCCGAGGCCGCCACCCTCGGCCAGGGGCCGGTCGCCGCACTGATCGAGGCGCGCTTCTACGACACCCTGCTCGGCTGCCTGGTCGGCCTGGCCGGCGGCGCCTGCATCCACAGCGCGCGCTTCCGTGCGGTGCTCGGCCGGCAGCTGCGCCGCCTGGTGCCGGCGCGTTTCGGGCGCGACGTCTAG